The Raphanus sativus cultivar WK10039 chromosome 6, ASM80110v3, whole genome shotgun sequence sequence CGACTCCGAGAGGTTCGAATTTTAACCACTCTGATTTTTACTCGGTGATGGGGTTTCCCGGCGGGAGGCTGTCTAACTTTGGTCCGGCGGATATGTACTCCGTTCAGTCTTCTCACGGTCCGACTCCACGAGCGTCCAACTTCGAAGAGAGCAGCGCTGTGAAGTACGGGTTTTACCCTAACAGTTCTGTTCCCGCAGGAGGAGGAGCCGGGTCGTACCCGGTTCCGAATCCGGAGTTTTCTTCCGGTACGGCGGGTTCGGTTAAACCGAATAAAGCTTCTACGGAAAACCAACAGCTGGAAAAGAAAGGGAGCCATGACGCCAAGGAGCTTCACATGTTTGTCTGGAGCTCGAGCGCATCGCCTGAACACGTGGCGACTGAGCAATCTGAACAAGGCGCTAAGGAGATCCGGATGGTTGTGGCTGATCCACCTCGGAAGAGCGATGTTAGAGGTTTGTATTAATACAAAACTGAGTTCAAGTGTTCCACTTatagtttgtgtttttttaatcaTGGTTCTGGTTTTGCCAGGTGGTGATGATATCAACGTTGGAGAGGTTCAGAGAGAGATAGAAAAAGCAACGGCAGGGCTGAACAAGGTGGGGTCCAATTCCACGGCTGAGCTAGAGGCAGCCGGTGGAGATACCGGTGGTGGCGGTGGGAAGGGAACTCATATGCCACCGGCAAGTGTTGTGACGCGTCTTATTCTGATAATGGTGTGGCGAAAACTCATCAGAAACCCAAACACTTACTCCAGTCTTATTGGTCTAATCTGGGCTCTTGTTGCTTACCGGTCAGtccaatcattttttttcttccaaaccGATTTGGATAAGGaagtaatattaatatatcttaGATATGGAAGCATTGTAACATGGACTAATTGGGTATGACGTTTTATGGAAGCAGGTGGCATGTGGCTATGCCCAAAATACTTCAACAATCTATCTCCATACTCTCAGATGCTGGTCTTGGAATGGCTATGTTCAGCTTAGGTAATAAAACTTGCTTCATCTTTTCTTAAAGGAGAATGATTATGCAGATCAAGCTTTAATGATGTAATCCTAAGATTCTAAACTTAACTTTTAGTCCAGTTGCTTCCTATCTTATCTGTAAAGTGCCATTAAATGCAAATGGTGGGTCTAGGCATTTTAGTTAGTTAGCGTGAAATTGGTAAAAGTCATATGTATGGACTGTACAACGCATTTACCCAAAGAGAGCCCGGACCCTCTGATCTTTGTGACACAGACATTTTGGTGGGTCCGGTCCCCACACCGAGCTAGTGGCTGTCTGTGTACTTATTTGTGGGCTCACCATGAAGCTGACCTAGCTCCTGCTGTCAATCTCTTTTATTCCTTtgattgatttaatttttgggTGTAATGATTAAGGTTTGTTCATGGCACTTCAACCCAAAATCATTGCTTGTGGGAACTCAGTCGCCACGTTCGCGATGGCCGTCAGGTTTCTAACCGGACCCGCCATCATGGCTGTTGCTTCGCTCGCCATTGGGCTACATGGTGACCTCCTCCGTATAGCCATCGTTCAggtataaacaaatattttgttgttcTGTTGTATGATCCATGATAATCTAGGTTTATAGTATATGATACATGATGTTGATTATGTATATAGGCTGCGTTGCCTCAAGGAATAGTCCCGTTTGTGTTTGCAAAAGAGTACAATGTGCATCCAACGATTCTCAGCACTGCGTAAGTTCCAAACCTTTTCATTATGTtaatttttggtcaaatatgttatatataatggaGCCAAATAACACATGTTGTGATGGTGAAAATGGATGCAGGGTTATATTTGGAATGCTCATAGCCTTACCAATAACTTTGGTATACTATATCTTTCTTGGCCTTTGAATCGGTTCCTGCGCCTTCAACTTCAACTGGCTTTTGAGAACGCCTCGGAGATTGGTTATTTTATTCATCAGAAACCAGGAAATAAACAAAAGCTTTGATTTCGTGGGGGAGAGTGTAAAGTtgtgaacaagaagaagatatgcttttggttttggttttgtttccaAATTTGTGGAACACAACAAAAGTACTTAGGATTTAGTGAACAAGATTGCAGGGATTAAGGATCTTGTCTTCATTACACGCCAAAAAAACCCTCTCTTTCATCGAtcttaattatttgttttctgtttttttctgttaattATTTGTAGATTTTCGTTAAGCAAATGTAATGCACTATGATACACCCGTGTGTTTGTGTATATCTTTTTATTAACTGAATGTTTGCACCTTTTATTAATCCtacacatatatgatatcaCTGTTGTGCATTTAACTAAACCTAGCTTACTAGGACTTATAATCAAGTAAGCAACTGATGTGTTTGGTGATGATATCTTGTGTGAGTTCTAATCGATgacaacaaaattaaaattagatttgtaaatTATGTTAAAATAGGAGTTTTAGTCTTgaataatatacaatatacatATCTACGATCGTACGGTGGAAGTGGAAGGGATGTATTATTAGCTATGCATTTAAATTTCTTACAACAAACATGGCTTTGCGAGACAAACTTATGATATTTTTGAAGAATTGGAACCGGACGGCGACCGTCAAGTTACGCTGGCTGTTGCTTCGGTCTACCACTTTCAGGTTTGACaaaagatttgaaatatatatgctCCACCCGTAGTAACACATTTTGATGATTGTACAATgatgaaaagaaaatttatttaactAGTCAGATAATGGCACGTGGACATAGGTATCAACTTCACCAGTGACTAGCTTTCGCGTCAATCTTACCCGGAATGCCAGCAAGCCACCATTTATCGGAGCAGCTAACGTTCCACAACACCTAGCGGAAAGCTAATTTACATGTGACACAATCTAAGCACATTCCACTACGGTACATGTGTTATAATTGCCTTGAC is a genomic window containing:
- the LOC108813231 gene encoding auxin efflux carrier component 4; translated protein: MITWHDLYTVLTAVVPLYVAMILAYGSVRWWKIFSPDQCSGINRFVAIFAVPLLSFHFISTNNPYAMNLRFIAADTLQKIIMLVLLGLWASLTKKGSLEWMITIFSLSTLPNTLVMGIPLLIAMYGVEAGSLMVQVVVLQCIIWYTLLLFLFEYRGAKLLIMEQFPETGASIVSFKVESDVVSLDGHDFLETDAEIGNDGKLHVTVRKSNASRRSLMMTPRPSNLTGAEIYSMSSTPRGSNFNHSDFYSVMGFPGGRLSNFGPADMYSVQSSHGPTPRASNFEESSAVKYGFYPNSSVPAGGGAGSYPVPNPEFSSGTAGSVKPNKASTENQQLEKKGSHDAKELHMFVWSSSASPEHVATEQSEQGAKEIRMVVADPPRKSDVRGGDDINVGEVQREIEKATAGLNKVGSNSTAELEAAGGDTGGGGGKGTHMPPASVVTRLILIMVWRKLIRNPNTYSSLIGLIWALVAYRWHVAMPKILQQSISILSDAGLGMAMFSLGLFMALQPKIIACGNSVATFAMAVRFLTGPAIMAVASLAIGLHGDLLRIAIVQAALPQGIVPFVFAKEYNVHPTILSTAVIFGMLIALPITLVYYIFLGL